Proteins co-encoded in one Cupriavidus metallidurans CH34 genomic window:
- a CDS encoding DUF1254 domain-containing protein, with amino-acid sequence MNSSIRRLAGAVALAVFLSACSSTSERSVADSAVEQPPSDQAMKTLSAEVFTYAYPLVLMDVTREVATAKVPVNTFGHKRAFPDAAFTDVVSPNGDTLYSSAWLDLSKEPMVLSVPDTSGRYYLMPMLDAWTNVFASPGKRTTGTKRGVFAIVGPNWQGQLPKGVKEIRSPTDMAWLIGRIQTNGKQDYANVHRLQDQFRLVPLSAWRKGSRTAVQPVPRAAMIDTETPPAEQVAAMDAQAFFTRLAALLPANPPAADDTAMVEKMQRMGIKAGQPFKTTVLEPSTARAVQEGASAALTMIKANGRKSAAGNMGWRVQRDIGVYGTDYGRRAVVAMFGLGANLPEDAIYPTARADAMGRPFDGGSRYVLHFDKSQLPPVKAFWSLTMYNEKQAFVSNSMQRYAIGSRDRLRYNRDGSLDIYIQYERPDERKVSNWLPAPPDAFNLMLRAYWPDQVVLDGKWMPPAVQRVN; translated from the coding sequence ATGAATTCATCCATCCGCAGATTGGCGGGCGCAGTTGCGCTTGCCGTTTTCCTTTCCGCTTGCTCGTCCACGTCGGAGCGTTCGGTAGCCGATTCGGCCGTCGAACAGCCGCCATCCGACCAAGCGATGAAAACCCTCTCGGCCGAGGTGTTCACCTACGCCTATCCGCTCGTCCTGATGGACGTTACGCGTGAGGTGGCGACGGCCAAGGTGCCGGTCAATACATTCGGTCACAAGCGCGCCTTCCCGGACGCGGCCTTTACCGACGTTGTCAGCCCGAATGGCGACACCTTGTATTCGTCGGCGTGGCTGGACCTGTCGAAGGAGCCGATGGTGCTGTCCGTGCCCGATACCAGCGGTCGCTATTACCTGATGCCGATGCTTGATGCCTGGACCAATGTCTTCGCGTCGCCGGGCAAGCGCACGACTGGTACGAAGCGCGGGGTTTTCGCAATCGTCGGCCCGAACTGGCAGGGGCAGTTGCCCAAGGGTGTGAAGGAGATCCGGTCGCCCACCGATATGGCCTGGCTGATTGGTCGGATTCAGACCAATGGCAAGCAGGACTATGCGAACGTGCACCGGCTGCAGGATCAGTTCCGCCTGGTGCCGCTGTCGGCTTGGCGCAAGGGCAGCCGTACCGCAGTGCAGCCCGTGCCGCGCGCAGCGATGATCGATACGGAGACGCCGCCGGCCGAGCAGGTGGCGGCGATGGACGCCCAGGCATTCTTTACCCGTCTGGCCGCGCTGCTGCCCGCCAACCCGCCCGCAGCCGATGACACCGCGATGGTCGAGAAGATGCAGCGCATGGGCATCAAGGCCGGTCAGCCGTTCAAGACAACTGTGCTGGAGCCGTCGACGGCGCGCGCCGTGCAGGAGGGTGCATCCGCCGCGCTGACGATGATCAAGGCCAATGGGCGCAAGAGCGCTGCCGGCAATATGGGCTGGCGTGTCCAGCGCGATATCGGGGTATATGGCACGGACTATGGCCGCCGCGCCGTGGTGGCGATGTTCGGTCTGGGCGCGAATCTGCCCGAGGATGCGATCTACCCGACCGCGCGCGCCGATGCGATGGGCCGCCCGTTCGATGGTGGCAGCCGCTACGTCCTGCACTTCGACAAGTCACAGTTGCCGCCGGTGAAAGCCTTCTGGTCGCTGACGATGTACAACGAAAAGCAGGCATTCGTTAGCAACTCGATGCAGCGCTACGCGATCGGCAGCCGTGATCGCCTGCGCTACAACCGCGATGGCTCTCTGGACATCTATATCCAGTACGAACGGCCCGACGAGCGCAAGGTATCCAACTGGCTGCCGGCGCCGCCCGACGCCTTCAATCTGATGCTGCGAGCCTACTGGCCGGACCAGGTGGTGCTCGATGGAAAGTGGATGCCGCCCGCCGTCCAGCGCGTGAACTGA
- a CDS encoding TetR/AcrR family transcriptional regulator, with protein sequence MGAPALAPPVRESGGRIRQENEAQILRAAEHVFARAGFAGATMADIALHAGMPKSNLHYYFRTKQALYRAVLAHTLQLWLSETDIISADHAPRVALEQYIRAKMRLSASHPDASRVFANELLHGAPEIGGVLREALRELVTRKAMVIRSWIEDGQMARVDPYHLFFTIWAATQTYADFDAQVCAVLGVSQLDTEDFERATEHLVALLLRGCGLDQEASLA encoded by the coding sequence ATGGGCGCGCCGGCGCTTGCGCCGCCCGTGCGCGAATCGGGAGGCCGTATCCGGCAGGAGAATGAGGCGCAGATCCTGCGCGCCGCGGAACACGTGTTCGCGCGCGCGGGGTTCGCCGGGGCCACGATGGCCGACATCGCGCTGCACGCCGGCATGCCGAAGTCGAACCTGCACTACTACTTCCGGACGAAGCAGGCGCTGTACCGCGCCGTGCTGGCGCACACGTTGCAGCTCTGGCTATCGGAGACCGATATCATCAGCGCCGACCATGCGCCGCGCGTGGCGCTGGAGCAGTACATCCGCGCCAAGATGCGGCTGTCGGCCAGCCATCCGGACGCGTCTCGCGTGTTCGCCAACGAGTTGCTGCACGGCGCCCCTGAGATCGGCGGCGTGCTGCGTGAAGCGTTGCGCGAACTGGTGACGCGCAAGGCCATGGTGATTCGCTCATGGATTGAAGACGGTCAGATGGCCCGTGTCGACCCCTATCACCTCTTCTTCACGATCTGGGCCGCCACGCAGACGTACGCGGACTTCGATGCGCAGGTCTGCGCCGTGCTGGGCGTCAGCCAGCTCGACACCGAGGACTTCGAACGCGCCACCGAGCACCTGGTGGCATTGCTGCTGCGTGGCTGCGGGCTGGATCAGGAAGCCTCGCTGGCCTGA
- a CDS encoding amidohydrolase family protein, with protein sequence MFDTILRHCNMPDGRTDIDIGIANGRIAAVEPRIAATAGEEIDAAGQLVSPPFVDAHFHMDSTLSYGLPRVNQSGTLLEGIALWGELKPLLTQDAIVERALAYCDWAVSKGLLAIRSHVDVCDPRLLATEALLHVRERVRPYLDLQLVAFPQDGLLRAPDALNNLRRALDLGVDVVGGIPHFERTMADGAASVKMLCEEAAERGLRVDMHCDESDDPMSRHIETLASESVRLGLQGRVTGSHLTSMHSMDNYYVSKLLPLMREAGVSAIANPLINITLQGRHDTYPKRRGMTRVPEMLAAGIPVAFGHDCVMDPWYSLGSGDMLEVAHMGLHVAQMTGQDAMRACFTAVTETPARILGLEGYGISPGRRADLVLLQARDPVEALRLRATRLLVMRAGNVIARTAPATAMLALAGRPAQVDFQLHRA encoded by the coding sequence ATGTTCGACACCATCCTGCGCCACTGCAATATGCCTGACGGACGTACCGATATCGATATCGGCATTGCCAACGGGCGGATCGCGGCGGTGGAGCCACGGATCGCGGCAACGGCGGGCGAGGAGATCGACGCTGCTGGACAGCTTGTCTCGCCGCCGTTCGTCGATGCGCACTTCCATATGGACTCCACGCTGTCATACGGCCTGCCGCGCGTGAACCAGTCCGGCACGCTGCTCGAGGGCATCGCGCTGTGGGGGGAGCTGAAGCCGCTGCTTACGCAGGATGCCATCGTCGAGCGCGCGCTGGCGTATTGCGACTGGGCCGTCTCCAAAGGGCTGCTGGCGATCCGTTCCCACGTGGATGTGTGCGATCCGCGCCTGCTGGCCACGGAGGCGCTGCTGCACGTGCGTGAGCGCGTCAGGCCCTACCTGGATCTGCAACTCGTGGCATTTCCGCAGGACGGTCTGCTGCGCGCACCGGATGCGCTCAACAACCTTCGCCGCGCGCTGGACCTTGGCGTCGATGTGGTGGGCGGCATTCCGCATTTTGAGCGCACGATGGCCGACGGCGCGGCGTCGGTGAAGATGCTCTGCGAGGAAGCCGCCGAGCGCGGGTTGCGCGTGGACATGCATTGCGACGAAAGCGACGACCCGATGTCGCGCCATATCGAGACGCTGGCGAGCGAATCGGTACGGCTGGGTTTGCAGGGACGCGTCACGGGTTCGCATCTGACGTCGATGCATTCGATGGACAATTACTACGTCTCCAAGCTGCTGCCGCTGATGCGAGAGGCCGGCGTATCGGCCATCGCCAATCCGCTGATCAACATCACGCTGCAGGGGCGGCACGATACCTATCCGAAGCGGCGCGGCATGACGCGCGTGCCCGAGATGCTTGCCGCCGGCATTCCTGTGGCCTTCGGTCACGACTGTGTGATGGACCCCTGGTACAGCCTTGGCTCGGGCGACATGCTAGAGGTGGCCCACATGGGTCTGCACGTCGCGCAGATGACGGGGCAGGACGCCATGCGCGCGTGTTTCACCGCTGTGACAGAAACGCCGGCACGTATCCTGGGTCTCGAAGGCTATGGGATCTCGCCGGGCCGCCGCGCGGATCTGGTGCTGCTGCAGGCGCGGGACCCGGTGGAGGCGCTCCGCCTGCGCGCAACGCGGCTGCTGGTAATGCGGGCAGGGAATGTCATCGCCCGCACGGCGCCGGCCACCGCAATGCTGGCGCTCGCGGGTCGACCGGCTCAAGTCGACTTCCAGTTACACCGGGCATGA
- a CDS encoding TonB-dependent receptor family protein, protein MQRQKKWRRAAALPAAALSGVAFAQTVPASVPAEIPTLPPVTATAAAAGSLTAPGIAQQRQSLFQSAGSVGFVDADSYSNTYASDLRDVLKDAPGVYVQERYGQELRLSIRGSGIARGYHTRGLEILQDGVPTNFADGSGDFYQIDPLGLSAAEVYKGGNGLAYGSTTLGGAINFTTPTALTADAPNMVRLDGGSFGTVRGSGQVSRQIGNWDFLVNATVSHSDGYRNHERGQYEQLNANVGYRFSPAVETRFYFGAYIVDQLLPGTLSLNDALNNPRMASPSALAGDQARNTRTERLANVTTIKLDSGQIDFTTWAIHKSLYHPIFQVIDQDYWTYGFAPRYTGEFALGGMRNQLIAGMRFFGGNNDARQYVNVNGNRGAQTLNSAQDAYNYELYLEDRLYVLPTVALMAGAKAYRNRREYKDYGGLPTNPTPKSDATSYSGVNPKFGVLWEPKKNVQAFIDITRSADVPDFTDLNQTIGMTQQFVPLAAQHGWTLELGTRGQQDRFGWDLTLYRSLVRDQLLQYTVSPDIPASTFNANKTTLQGVELGANVDVLRNVFGSSDKVNVSQLWNYSDFRFDNDPVYGNNRIAGVPQHVLRTTLAYSRNSRLRVAGTIDWVPTGAWVDYANTLKVPSYVLFGIEASYEFERGVTLFLDARNLTDKRYISDFSTVTDARTANTSVFYPGSGRAFYAGIKYKF, encoded by the coding sequence ATGCAACGACAAAAAAAATGGCGCCGCGCAGCGGCGCTTCCTGCCGCCGCACTGTCTGGTGTGGCCTTCGCCCAAACCGTTCCGGCAAGCGTTCCTGCCGAGATTCCAACCCTTCCTCCTGTCACCGCCACGGCTGCCGCGGCGGGTTCGTTGACCGCCCCGGGCATCGCGCAGCAGCGCCAGTCATTGTTCCAGTCGGCTGGATCCGTGGGCTTTGTTGATGCGGACTCCTATAGCAACACGTACGCCAGCGACCTGCGCGATGTGCTCAAGGATGCACCGGGTGTTTACGTACAGGAACGTTACGGCCAGGAGTTGCGGCTGTCGATCCGTGGCTCGGGAATTGCGCGCGGCTACCACACGCGTGGCCTGGAAATCCTGCAGGACGGCGTGCCGACCAACTTTGCCGACGGCAGCGGCGACTTCTACCAGATCGATCCGCTCGGTCTTTCGGCCGCCGAAGTCTACAAGGGCGGCAACGGGCTGGCGTATGGCAGCACCACCCTGGGCGGCGCCATCAACTTCACTACGCCCACCGCGCTGACCGCCGACGCGCCAAACATGGTCCGCCTGGATGGGGGCAGTTTCGGCACCGTGCGCGGCAGTGGCCAGGTGTCACGGCAGATCGGCAACTGGGACTTCCTGGTCAACGCCACGGTCAGCCATTCCGACGGCTATCGCAATCATGAACGCGGCCAGTACGAGCAGCTCAACGCCAATGTCGGCTACCGGTTCAGCCCGGCGGTGGAGACGCGCTTCTACTTTGGCGCCTATATCGTCGATCAGTTGCTGCCCGGCACGCTCTCTCTGAACGATGCGCTGAACAATCCGCGCATGGCATCGCCGAGCGCGCTGGCGGGCGACCAGGCACGCAACACGCGCACCGAGCGCCTGGCCAATGTCACCACCATCAAGCTCGACAGCGGCCAGATCGACTTCACTACCTGGGCGATCCACAAGAGCCTGTATCACCCGATCTTCCAGGTGATCGACCAGGACTACTGGACCTATGGCTTCGCGCCCCGCTACACGGGCGAATTCGCGCTTGGCGGCATGCGTAACCAGTTGATCGCCGGGATGCGATTCTTTGGCGGCAACAACGACGCGCGCCAGTACGTCAACGTCAATGGCAATCGTGGCGCGCAGACGCTGAATTCGGCGCAGGATGCCTACAACTACGAGCTCTATCTCGAAGACCGCCTCTATGTGCTGCCCACCGTGGCGCTGATGGCTGGCGCCAAGGCGTACCGCAACCGCCGCGAGTACAAGGACTATGGTGGCCTGCCTACCAATCCAACGCCGAAGTCGGACGCCACGAGCTATAGCGGCGTGAATCCGAAGTTTGGCGTGCTGTGGGAACCAAAGAAGAACGTCCAGGCGTTCATCGACATCACCCGTAGCGCCGATGTCCCCGATTTCACGGACCTGAACCAGACGATCGGCATGACACAGCAGTTCGTGCCACTGGCCGCCCAGCACGGCTGGACGCTGGAACTCGGCACGCGCGGCCAGCAGGACCGTTTCGGCTGGGATCTGACGCTGTACCGCTCTCTGGTGCGCGACCAGCTGCTGCAGTACACGGTCAGCCCCGACATCCCCGCGTCAACGTTCAACGCGAACAAGACGACCCTGCAAGGCGTGGAGCTTGGCGCGAATGTAGACGTGCTACGCAACGTGTTCGGCAGCAGCGACAAGGTCAATGTGTCCCAACTCTGGAACTACAGTGACTTCCGCTTCGACAACGATCCGGTCTATGGCAACAACCGGATCGCCGGGGTGCCGCAGCACGTGCTGCGCACGACGCTGGCCTATAGCCGAAACTCGCGCCTGCGCGTGGCGGGCACAATCGACTGGGTGCCGACCGGTGCATGGGTGGACTACGCCAACACGCTCAAGGTGCCAAGCTACGTGCTGTTCGGTATCGAGGCGAGCTACGAGTTCGAGCGTGGCGTGACGCTGTTCCTCGATGCCCGCAACCTGACGGACAAACGCTATATCAGCGATTTCAGCACCGTCACGGATGCGCGGACGGCCAATACGTCGGTGTTCTATCCGGGCAGCGGCCGCGCGTTCTACGCGGGGATCAAGTACAAGTTCTAA